CTTGGCCACATCGTTATGCGGTCTTGGAATAACATGCACCGCCACCAGTTCACCGATTCTTTGCGCTGCTTCAGAGCCTACTTCGGCCGCCGCTTTTACGGCACCTACATCACCGCGGACAATAACTGTTACTAATCCGGAACCGATTTTCTCTGTGCCTACGATTTCCACATTTGCTGCTTTCAACATAGCGTCGGCTGCTTCAATCGCTGCCGTTAAACCTCTCGTCTCGATAATTGCGATAGATTCGTTCATAGGATTGATACCTCCTGGTCATATTGTGTATTATTTGCCTTACGATCCAGCTCCGTTATTTTTTGTTCTTTGTCCCTTTGCTGGTACTGGAAGTCTTTATCTGATCCTGCGACTTTTGCCTCTGGACTGCAGCTGCCTGCTTTTCAACCGGTTGTTTGCTGTTCTCTGCCTTCTGCTGTCCAGTGTTTGTTTCTACCTGTTCTTCTACCGTCTCCTGTTGTTCTGGCTGTCGTATCTCTGCCGCTGCCTCCACCGCTTCCGCCTCTAGCTGTGCTGGAATAATGAACTTCATGATTTCAGCATGAGGCTTTGGAATTACCAGGCTCATTTTGAGCGGATTACGCGGCTTCTTGGCGCATACTTCTCTGGCAGCTTCGACGGCTGCCGTGACACTAGCGATGCTGCCTCCGACTATCAGCGTGACAAGCCTTCCCCCCAGATACTTCTCGGCACCGAGCAGTTGAACATGAGACGTCTTGCACATCTCATCGACC
The window above is part of the Paenibacillus lutimineralis genome. Proteins encoded here:
- a CDS encoding BMC domain-containing protein, which translates into the protein MNESIAIIETRGLTAAIEAADAMLKAANVEIVGTEKIGSGLVTVIVRGDVGAVKAAAEVGSEAAQRIGELVAVHVIPRPHNDVAKLLPMLK
- a CDS encoding BMC domain-containing protein, with the translated sequence MKSYEAIGVVEAQHFATALELVDEMCKTSHVQLLGAEKYLGGRLVTLIVGGSIASVTAAVEAAREVCAKKPRNPLKMSLVIPKPHAEIMKFIIPAQLEAEAVEAAAEIRQPEQQETVEEQVETNTGQQKAENSKQPVEKQAAAVQRQKSQDQIKTSSTSKGTKNKK